The Panulirus ornatus isolate Po-2019 chromosome 5, ASM3632096v1, whole genome shotgun sequence genome includes a window with the following:
- the LOC139748574 gene encoding protein Spindly-B-like, with protein sequence MSGDQSLKLAELQQRLDEAEKNTITAAMYGKQLLDENHELHTKLEDTIKEYAAMIEVLEQEKHCIGLKLEAKLQTEHSLAREIELLREQQNQQIQSLVAKATQCHEQELQKNAKKVSNLETTIESLHIEASQSKEYVVLLEAQLKEAQERLDMCNSSIHEQSTDETTASLQSQIMTLTCEKQELELKVSSLTAQIKTDKHKLLQAEKNVAKLEANLEESECQSTSYFNALEKSKEEIMELKMEIESLKLGETDPAKKGNSLFAEVEDQRQAMEKQLLSYKTNYNVLKKQCDLKTQQISKMKLQLASLLSMNNSKVDNEYMNHLEESLASARTQLEMFTKRCQDLEAQQTNTALSKVEIAGDGQDINNLFRHMYTESQKKVCDLDQALNTAQFDKVVLSDRILQLQRKLHQAEAARNAVNAEAITLRVRLEEMAAKKGEKIGTDFKEVKMVKEKIPGFEKLTSPSEKIQSSTPKEIISLKEKLVDPKTMQEIDVQVKNMSKCLEGSVHGNVNTIGSGTIENEKVALPSEQEQKKKTKKSVHMTETVAVQEYDGQVQNTQMKREDGVKKIERKKMLRKMEAPLIKVTSGGHQEECKQQ encoded by the exons ATGAGTGGAGATCAGAGCTTAAAGTTGGCTGAACTCCAGCAGCGTCTGGATGAAGCAGAGAAGAACACCATTACTGCTGCTATGTATGGGAAACAGCTTCTAGATGAGAATCATGAGCTTCATACTAAGCTTGAGGACACAATAAAAGAGTATGCAGCCATGATTGAG GTTCTTGAACAGGAAAAACATTGCATTGGCTTGAAGCTAGAGGCCAAATTACAAACAGAACATTCTTTGGCACGAGAGATAGAGCTGCTTCGTGAGCAACAAAATCAACAGATACAGTCTTTGGTGGCTAAAGCAACTCAGTGCCATGAGCAAGAACttcagaaaaatgctaaaaag GTGTCAAACCTAGAAACAACTATAGAAAGCCTACATATTGAAGCCAGTCAAAGTAAAGAGTATGTGGTTCTCTTAGAGGCACAACTTAAGGAAGCCCAAGAGAGACTTGACATGTGCAATTCTTCCATTCATGAGCAGTCAACTGATGAGACAACAGCATCTTTGCAG AGTCAGATTATGACACTGACATGTGAAAAACAAGAACTAGAGCTAAAAGTATCATCCCTCACTGCTCAGATCAAGACTGATAAGCATAAACTACTCCAAGCAGAAAAGAATGTTGCAAAATTAGAAGCAAACCTTGAAGAGAGTGAATGTCAGAGCACATCATATTTTAATGCTTTGGAG AAAAGCAAGGAAGAGATAATGGAATTAAAGATGGAGATTGAGAGTCTGAAGCTTGGTGAGACAGATCCAGCCAAAAAGGGAAACTCTTTATTTGCTGAGGTTGAAGATCAGAGGCAGGCCATGGAGAAACAACTGCTAAGTTACAAGACAAACTACAATGTGCTTAAGAAACAGTGTGACTTGAAAACTCAGCAGATTAGTAAAATGAAG cTGCAGCTGGCATCCTTATTAAGTATGAATAACAGTAAAgtagataatgaatatatgaatcatTTGGAGGAGTCATTAGCTTCTGCAAGGACACAGCTGGAGATGTTTACAAAACGGTGTCAGGATCTAGAAGCTCAGCAGACAAACACTGCTCTTTCTAAG gTAGAAATAGCTGGTGATGGGCAGGATATAAACAATCTCTTCAGACATATGTATACAGAGAGCCA AAAAAAAGTTTGTGATCTTGACCAAGCCCTAAATACAGCACAGTTTGACAAAGTAGTATTAAGCGATCGTATACTACAGTTGCAACGAAAGCTTCACCAGGCTGAAGCTGCCAGGAATGCCGTCAATGCTGAAGCAATCACACTGCGGGTTAGATTAGAAGAGATGGCAGCAAAGAAGGGCGAGAAAATAG GCACTGATTTTAAGGAAGTAAAaatggtgaaagaaaaaattcCCGGCTTTGAGAAACTTACATCTCCATCAGAAAAAATTCAAAGTTCAACACCTAAAGAGATTATATCACTGAAAGAAAAGTTAGTAGACCCGAAAACGATGCAAGAAATTGATGTGCAAGTAAAAAATATGAGTAAATGTTTAGAAG GTTCGGTGCATGGAAATGTGAATACCATTGGAAGTGGAACCATAGAAAATGAAAAGGTTGCGTTACCATCTGAgcaagaacagaagaagaaaactaAGAAATCTGTACATATGACTGAAACTGTTGCTGTTCAAGAATATGATGGTCAA GTTCAAAACACCCAGATGAAAAGAGAAGATGGTGTGAAGaagattgaaagaaagaaaatgctgaGGAAAATGGAGGCCCCTTTAATCAAGGTTACTAGTGGAGGGCATCAAGAGGAATGCAAGCAGCAGTAG